The following coding sequences are from one Xiphophorus couchianus chromosome 22, X_couchianus-1.0, whole genome shotgun sequence window:
- the npas4l gene encoding neuronal PAS domain-containing protein 4-like, producing MALWCNACKSPVSSPCTSHHPPGDQRRSACRRFRSTKGASKARRDHINHEIRNMRSLLPISQEDQERLSYLHSMAAICTYIRKSVLFQGLPAGEQSQSALQYEAFLDALHGFVLVTTAQGRLVYVSENVAEYLGLSMVDVLQGDTIYDLVEQSDVDIIRSNLNMESNLFSERSFVCCMLASKAFKLQFGSCCSMLVRGGFQFFPQPSSAAAPTVQPLFVALCTPTVNRLTGADSHFCRSFSSTHRLDMSFTQLSDSVIYYLGYSREEMINRSWYSLLHPEDLPLAATSHKSLMQAEEGFQVEMILRLQSTDLSWTWIYIRANKDPEFQSISCINYIISETEAKFLQKKISSAAFKPPSVPNYLYFAPEVPQSRSVSAKCFKRRRMCGSQSEELGTRTRTESEEDIYCAFCPSSQDNGSPVPLGESPVLFTPPYSPASSSSTLQPEELNSDLLMDVHACEDQLPTSPDASPSYYSYQDTRLACLQSPADSLLTTSDQVFEHRDFDLFTGSSPHSSSSSSSSPNYDFQACPADARLVPDCFFVSETCEGQGESASLHPDDFNLLDDPQGGSLVQLHQVPQQELLIHSSILTPTQSPVTAELDLYDEREQAAISILAQQISSLASTFNLHRSLNPLQNATPAGNTDWLQGSPIPSALLPKQEQVYDDCTLDSILKDLNVVSRKSSPSSPDVVSCSYQQGLISGEPVSSGDFTIYPFNVQLGNQGRNTGLHQLNHYMQRSLQQDGLAEENLY from the exons ATGGCTCTTTGGTGTAACGCCTGCAAAAGTCCCGTCAGCTCTCCGTGCACATCCCACCATCCGCCCGGAGATCAGCGCCGCTCCGCCTGCAGGAGGTTCAG GTCCACCAAAGGAGCCTCCAAAGCCCGGAGAGACCACATCAACCATGAAATCAGGAATATGCGCTCTCTGCTCCCCATCAGCCAGGAGGACCAGGAGCGCCTGTCGTACCTTCACTCCATGGCTGCCATCTGCACCTACATCCGCAAATCTGTACTCTTCCAGG GGCTCCCGGCTGGGGAACAGTCCCAGAGCGCTCTGCAGTACGAGGCCTTCCTGGACGCTCTTCACGGATTCGTCCTCGTCACCACCGCTCAAGGCAGACTGGTTTATGTGTCGGAAAATGTGGCTGAATACCTCGGCCTGTCTATG GTAGATGTTCTACAAGGAGACACAATCTATGACTTAGTGGAACAATCTGATGTGGATATTATTCGCTCCAACCTCAACATGGAAAGCAACTTATTTTCAG AGAGGAGCTTCGTGTGTTGCATGCTGGCCTCCAAGGCCTTTAAGCTCCAGTTTGGAAGTTGCTGCTCCATGCTGGTCAGAGGAGGCTTCCAGTTCTTCCCTCAGCCCTCGTCTGCAGCCGCGCCCACCGTCCAGCCTTTGTTTGTGGCCCTCTGCACCCCCACGGTGAATCGCCTGACCGGCGCCGACTCTCACTTCTGCCGCAGCTTCAGCAGCACCCACAGGCTGGACATGAGCTTCACTCAGCTCTCAGACAG tgttaTATACTATTTGGGGTATTCAAGGGAGGAAATGATCAACCGATCATGGTACAGCCTCTTGCATCCTGAAGATCTGCCATTGGCTGCAACTTCTCATAAAAGTTTaa TGCAGGCAGAAGAGGGCTTCCAGGTGGAGATGATCCTGAGGCTCCAGAGCACAGATCTGTCATGGACCTGGATCTATATCCGAGCTAACAAGGACCCAGAGTTCCAGAGCATCAGCTGTATTAACTACATCATCAG CGAAACTGAGGCCAAATTTCTGCAGAAGAAAATCAGCAGCGCTGCCTTCAAGCCACCGTCTGTGCCAAATTACCTCTACTTTGCTCCAGAAGTGCCTCAGAGTCGGAGCGTCAGcgctaaatgttttaaaaggcGGAGGATGTGTGGCAGCCAAAGTGAGGAACTTGGAACCAGAACAAGAACGGAGTCTGAGGAAGACATTTACTGTGCGTTTTGCCCGTCCTCCCAGGATAACGGCTCCCCGGTTCCCCTGGGTGAGAGCCCCGTGCTGTTCACCCCTCCCTACAGTCCAGCCTCGTCCAGCTCCACTCTGCAGCCGGAGgagctgaactctgacctccTGATGGATGTTCATGCATGTGAAGATCAGCTGCCAACCTCTCCTGACGCCTCTCCCTCTTACTACTCCTACCAGGACACGAGACTCGCTTGTCTCCAATCACCTGCTGACTCTTTACTCACGACCTCTGACCAAGTCTTTGAACACAGAGACTTTGACCTGTTCACCGGCAGCTCCCCGCATTCCTCCTCGtcctcatcttcatctccaAACTATGACTTCCAGGCTTGTCCGGCTGACGCTCGATTGGTGCCAGACTGTTTCTTCGTGTCGGAAACATGCGAGGGCCAAGGGGAGAGCGCGTCCCTGCATCCGGACGACTTCAACCTTCTGGACGATCCACAAGGGGGCAGTCTGGTTCAGCTTCATCAGGTGCCCCAACAAGAACTTCTCATCCATTCCAGCATTCTGACTCCCACCCAGTCTCCGGTGACTGCAGAGCTGGACCTCTATGACGAGAGGGAGCAGGCGGCCATCAGCATCCTGGCCCAGCAGATCTCCTCTCTTGCCAGCACCTTCAATCTGCACCGCAGCCTGAATCCTCTACAAAACGCGACGCCGGCAGGCAACACTGACTGGCTCCAAGGCTCCCCTATTCCTTCAGCCCTTCTCCCAAAGCAGGAGCAGGTTTATGATGACTGCACATTGGACAGCATCCTCAAAGACTTGAACGTAGTCTCTAGGAAAAGTAGTCCGTCCAGTCCTGACGTGGTTTCCTGCAGCTACCAGCAGGGCCTCATTTCAGGGGAGCCGGTCAGCTCAGGTGACTTCACCATATATCCCTTCAATGTGCAGCTGGGAAACCAAGGCAGAAACACTGGGTTGCATCAACTCAACCACTACATGCAGAGGAGCCTCCAGCAAG ATGGACTTGCTGAGGAAAACTTGTACTAA